The proteins below are encoded in one region of Flavobacterium nackdongense:
- a CDS encoding efflux RND transporter permease subunit has protein sequence MHSINHKKFGISNWAVDNRVTVYIITALIVITGVYAYITMPREDFPEIIENKVYISSVFPGNSAEDVEKLVIKPLEKEIKNISGVTKVTSSSFQDYGMIIAEFDDDVSIDAAKVKVKDKVDNAKAETDWPNLDNGSKVEPNVFELNISEEVPILNINLQGNYTTQQLKKYGELIQDDLEEISEVKQVDILGVDDKEVEIAVDIFKMTAAQVTFDEIQNAVKYENMTLSGGNLVSQGSRNNIRIVGEIKDPKELENIIVKSYGGTVYLKDIAVVSFKEKEKTTYAREKGTEVVMLSVKKRSGQNMISAIEQVKERIEKAQGTYLPKNLKIEMTNDQSSRVEHQVDELSNHIIFGIILVMIVLMFTMGLRNSLFVGAAIPLSMMIAFAILSALGLTLNTMVLFGLVMGLGMLVDDGIVVVDNVFANMKKGMDRVTASKVGIGEIAWPVISSTATTLMAFLPFALWPGTMGKFMKYFPMTLTVTLTASLFVAMVVNAAMTGGSMDTEDRNISKKSLKFYTILFLAFGIFLAFIGSKYTYDSKFLRGIGHLLLMATGLMWLYFLKLYQWTQDFQHSFFPRMEEKYKVFLAKILTKRNSWIALVSIIGMLFFSFILLGVFPRKVLFFPDNIPNQVIAYIEYPQGTSIEKTNKATLFVEKQVISILEKYVDPKTDKNFLAESIVSQVGIGAGNPNVDAGSAAETPFKGKVTVSFSEFKFRQGINTADILEEIRAKVKGIAGATITVEKDANGPPAGYPISIELKGSDYELMLKEADKMIAFVNSKNIPGIEKLSIDVNRDSPELQVKVDRANAGSMGVSTGQLGFALRRSVYGQEISTYKEGDDDYNIVMRMQDDQRKNENILFNQSLTFRNQNNGQIQQIPISAISQTEKTKTYNQIKRKNQKRIMTIYSNVLTGFNGDEITKQIQSELQHYELPADVSYSFSGVQEEQGKNQSFLMYALFLALAGITLIIVLQFNSVSKTVVILFTVILSFSGVFYGYVIAGMDFVILMTMMGIISLAGIVVKNGIVLMDFFVLLLDKKVTDKKLKSHDDLNLEEIKEVIIESGKSRLRPVLLTALTAVLGLIPLAIGLNFDFFTLITDFNPHFFIGGDNVIFWGPLAWTIIFGLTYATVLTLIMVPVMFYLVKRTKYWLRDRRLARVTAE, from the coding sequence ATGCCTCGCGAGGATTTCCCAGAAATCATCGAAAACAAAGTGTATATCTCCTCAGTATTTCCCGGAAATTCTGCCGAAGATGTCGAGAAATTGGTCATCAAACCATTAGAAAAAGAAATCAAAAACATTAGTGGTGTCACCAAAGTCACTTCGAGCTCGTTTCAAGATTACGGAATGATCATCGCTGAGTTCGATGACGACGTTTCTATTGATGCGGCCAAAGTTAAAGTAAAAGACAAAGTTGATAATGCCAAAGCCGAAACGGATTGGCCCAATCTAGACAACGGCAGCAAGGTCGAACCCAATGTATTCGAATTGAACATTTCGGAGGAAGTACCCATTTTAAACATCAATCTGCAAGGAAATTACACTACCCAACAGCTTAAAAAATACGGAGAACTAATTCAAGATGATCTCGAAGAAATCTCCGAAGTGAAACAAGTGGATATCCTCGGTGTCGATGACAAAGAAGTAGAAATTGCGGTAGATATTTTCAAAATGACCGCTGCACAAGTGACATTCGACGAAATTCAGAATGCGGTAAAATATGAAAATATGACGCTTTCTGGAGGAAATTTGGTTTCGCAAGGTTCTAGAAATAACATTCGAATCGTGGGCGAAATCAAAGACCCGAAAGAATTGGAGAATATCATCGTGAAGTCGTATGGCGGAACAGTGTACCTAAAAGATATTGCGGTAGTGAGTTTCAAAGAGAAAGAAAAAACGACTTACGCTCGCGAAAAAGGTACCGAAGTAGTAATGCTTAGCGTGAAAAAACGTTCGGGACAAAATATGATTTCGGCAATCGAACAGGTGAAAGAACGAATCGAAAAAGCCCAAGGTACTTATTTGCCAAAGAACTTGAAAATCGAAATGACCAACGACCAATCTTCTCGTGTGGAACATCAGGTGGATGAATTGTCGAATCACATTATTTTTGGGATAATTCTGGTAATGATTGTGTTGATGTTTACAATGGGATTGCGAAATTCCTTGTTTGTAGGAGCAGCAATTCCGTTATCGATGATGATTGCTTTTGCTATACTTTCGGCTTTAGGATTAACCCTGAACACAATGGTATTGTTTGGATTAGTAATGGGATTAGGTATGCTAGTCGATGACGGAATTGTGGTTGTCGATAACGTATTTGCCAATATGAAAAAAGGAATGGATCGAGTAACCGCTTCCAAAGTGGGTATTGGCGAAATCGCTTGGCCTGTAATTTCTTCGACAGCGACCACCTTGATGGCGTTTTTACCATTCGCTTTATGGCCTGGAACGATGGGTAAATTTATGAAATATTTCCCAATGACTTTGACCGTAACGCTTACCGCATCCTTATTTGTGGCAATGGTAGTCAATGCAGCAATGACGGGAGGTTCGATGGATACCGAAGATAGAAATATTTCGAAAAAGAGCTTGAAATTCTATACGATTCTATTTTTGGCTTTCGGAATATTCTTGGCATTTATTGGGTCAAAATACACGTATGACAGTAAATTCTTAAGAGGAATTGGACATTTATTGTTGATGGCAACAGGCCTAATGTGGTTGTATTTCCTTAAATTGTACCAATGGACACAAGATTTCCAACACAGTTTTTTCCCTAGAATGGAAGAGAAATACAAAGTGTTTTTAGCCAAAATTCTAACGAAGAGAAATTCTTGGATTGCCTTAGTGTCTATTATTGGAATGTTGTTTTTCTCTTTTATTTTACTAGGGGTTTTCCCGAGAAAAGTATTGTTTTTCCCGGATAATATTCCCAATCAGGTGATTGCTTATATCGAATATCCACAAGGAACCTCGATCGAAAAAACCAACAAAGCAACCCTTTTTGTAGAGAAACAAGTCATTAGTATTTTAGAAAAATACGTAGATCCCAAAACCGACAAAAACTTCCTTGCCGAATCTATTGTATCGCAAGTGGGAATAGGTGCTGGAAATCCAAATGTCGATGCTGGTTCAGCGGCAGAAACACCCTTCAAAGGAAAAGTTACCGTCAGTTTCTCTGAATTCAAGTTCCGTCAGGGGATTAATACAGCGGATATTTTAGAGGAAATCCGCGCCAAAGTTAAAGGTATTGCGGGAGCCACTATTACGGTCGAAAAAGATGCCAATGGACCACCAGCGGGTTATCCTATTAGTATCGAATTGAAAGGTAGCGATTATGAATTGATGTTGAAAGAAGCCGATAAAATGATTGCTTTTGTCAATTCGAAAAACATTCCTGGTATCGAAAAACTAAGTATTGACGTCAACAGAGACAGCCCTGAACTACAGGTAAAAGTAGATAGAGCAAACGCCGGAAGTATGGGAGTTTCAACCGGACAATTGGGTTTTGCCTTGCGTCGTTCGGTTTACGGTCAAGAAATTTCGACTTACAAAGAAGGCGATGACGATTACAACATTGTGATGCGTATGCAGGACGATCAGCGCAAGAACGAAAACATACTTTTCAATCAATCGTTGACCTTCAGAAACCAAAATAACGGACAAATTCAGCAAATTCCGATTTCGGCAATTTCTCAAACTGAGAAAACAAAAACCTACAATCAGATTAAAAGAAAAAACCAAAAACGAATAATGACTATTTATTCGAATGTTTTGACCGGTTTTAATGGGGATGAAATTACCAAACAAATTCAGTCTGAATTGCAACATTATGAATTGCCGGCTGATGTTAGCTATTCCTTCTCTGGAGTTCAAGAAGAGCAAGGTAAAAATCAAAGTTTCTTGATGTACGCATTGTTCTTGGCGCTGGCAGGGATTACGCTGATCATTGTACTTCAATTTAATTCGGTTTCGAAAACAGTGGTGATTTTGTTCACGGTTATCTTGAGTTTTAGTGGTGTTTTCTATGGTTATGTCATTGCAGGAATGGATTTTGTGATCCTAATGACGATGATGGGAATTATCTCGCTGGCTGGTATTGTAGTGAAAAACGGAATCGTACTGATGGATTTCTTCGTTTTATTATTAGACAAAAAAGTTACCGATAAAAAACTGAAAAGCCACGACGATTTAAACTTAGAAGAAATCAAAGAAGTCATCATCGAATCTGGAAAATCGCGTTTGCGTCCGGTGTTATTGACGGCTTTAACGGCAGTTTTAGGATTGATTCCCTTGGCAATTGGATTGAACTTTGACTTCTTTACCTTGATTACCGATTTCAATCCTCACTTTTTCATTGGGGGTGACAACGTAATATTCTGGGGACCTTTGGCTTGGACCATCATCTTCGGATTGACGTATGCCACAGTATTGACACTAATTATGGTTCCGGTTATGTTCTATTTAGTAAAAAGAACCAAATACTGGTTGCGTGATAGAAGATTGGCTAGAGTTACTGCGGAATAA
- a CDS encoding adenylyltransferase/cytidyltransferase family protein, which translates to MNKKVFVSGCYDMLHSGHIAFFEEAAQHGDLYVGIGSDKTINELKARKTINPDSERLYMVNSLKVVKEAWINRGSGLLDFLEELHTLKPDIFFVNTDGHTPQKEALCKEMNIEYVVSKRIPHGNLPARSTTALRQECRIPYRIDIAGGWLDQPYVSKYASGSVITICVEPDFEFNDRSGMSTSSRKKAIELWHTDIPDGDKEKLAKTLFCFENPPGTKYVSGSQDALGITMPGLNKYLYEGTYWPSDIQTLMVPDLLEWIEQRIWMIPLYPREMDYDVLANTQIDEKGAQWLSKATDACWKALQQQDAQAVGKAMTQSFEAQISMFPNMVTPDILAQIDVYKKDILGWKVSGAGGGGYLIFFSENPIGNAIQIRIRR; encoded by the coding sequence ATGAATAAAAAAGTATTTGTAAGTGGTTGTTATGACATGCTACATAGCGGACACATAGCCTTTTTTGAAGAGGCAGCGCAACATGGCGATTTATATGTAGGCATTGGTTCGGATAAAACCATCAACGAATTGAAAGCTCGAAAAACCATCAATCCCGACTCGGAGCGGTTGTACATGGTTAACTCATTAAAAGTGGTAAAAGAAGCTTGGATCAATCGTGGAAGCGGATTACTCGATTTTTTAGAAGAACTACATACGTTAAAACCCGATATTTTCTTTGTAAACACCGATGGCCATACGCCTCAAAAAGAAGCGTTGTGTAAAGAAATGAATATCGAATACGTCGTTAGCAAACGCATACCTCACGGCAATTTACCCGCTCGTTCCACAACAGCATTGCGTCAAGAATGCAGAATACCGTATCGTATTGATATTGCTGGAGGTTGGCTCGATCAACCCTATGTGAGCAAATATGCAAGTGGTTCAGTAATTACAATTTGTGTTGAACCCGATTTTGAATTTAACGACCGCAGCGGAATGTCGACCAGCAGTCGAAAAAAAGCCATTGAACTTTGGCATACCGATATCCCTGATGGCGATAAAGAAAAGCTGGCAAAAACCCTGTTTTGTTTTGAGAATCCTCCAGGAACTAAATATGTTAGTGGCTCTCAAGATGCGCTTGGGATCACAATGCCTGGTTTAAATAAATATTTGTACGAAGGAACTTATTGGCCTTCAGACATACAAACGTTAATGGTACCTGATTTGTTAGAATGGATTGAACAACGCATTTGGATGATTCCACTGTATCCCCGTGAAATGGATTACGATGTGTTAGCAAATACACAAATAGACGAAAAAGGAGCACAATGGTTAAGCAAAGCTACCGATGCGTGTTGGAAAGCATTGCAACAGCAGGACGCACAAGCTGTTGGAAAAGCAATGACGCAAAGCTTTGAAGCTCAAATTTCTATGTTCCCAAATATGGTAACACCAGATATTCTAGCTCAAATCGATGTGTACAAAAAAGATATTTTAGGATGGAAAGTAAGCGGTGCTGGTGGTGGTGGCTATTTAATTTTCTTTAGTGAAAACCCTATCGGAAACGCCATTCAAATAAGGATTAGAAGATAA
- a CDS encoding aldo/keto reductase yields the protein MPTVTLNNGIKMPRLGFGTNTLVDAVGVRSVSEAISVGYRLIDTAHIYGNEAAVGEGIRLSGIDRKKLFVTSKLWVDFAGYEKTKKAFETSIKKLGVDYLDLYLIHRPRGDVKGSWQAMEELVAAGKIRAIGVSNFDPEQLKELMSYAKIVPAINQIETNVFLQESILYPFLKGSATQMEAWSPLAAGRSGIFSNPTLAAIGKKYEKSIAQVCLRWHYQRGVIAIPRSSQKAHMIENLNIFDFELTASDMQTIASMDINTTQFPEWK from the coding sequence ATTCCAACGGTGACTCTCAACAACGGAATAAAAATGCCAAGACTAGGATTTGGTACAAATACCCTTGTTGATGCGGTAGGTGTTCGAAGTGTTTCCGAAGCCATTTCAGTAGGGTATCGTCTGATTGACACTGCTCATATTTACGGCAATGAAGCCGCCGTAGGAGAAGGAATCAGGCTAAGTGGCATTGATAGAAAGAAATTGTTTGTAACATCAAAACTTTGGGTTGACTTTGCGGGTTATGAAAAAACTAAAAAAGCATTTGAAACTTCCATAAAAAAATTAGGGGTAGATTATCTTGATCTTTATCTCATCCATAGACCGAGAGGAGATGTAAAAGGGTCTTGGCAGGCAATGGAAGAGCTTGTCGCCGCAGGTAAAATTAGAGCCATTGGCGTGAGCAATTTTGACCCTGAACAACTAAAGGAGTTAATGTCTTATGCTAAAATTGTACCTGCAATCAACCAAATCGAAACCAATGTCTTTCTTCAAGAAAGTATTTTATATCCTTTCTTGAAAGGTTCTGCAACACAAATGGAAGCTTGGTCTCCCCTAGCTGCAGGCCGCAGCGGAATATTTAGCAATCCTACACTCGCTGCAATCGGCAAAAAATATGAAAAGAGTATTGCGCAGGTATGCTTAAGATGGCACTACCAGCGGGGAGTTATTGCCATCCCAAGATCTTCCCAAAAAGCACACATGATTGAAAATCTAAATATTTTTGATTTTGAACTTACGGCGTCTGATATGCAAACCATAGCATCGATGGATATAAATACTACTCAATTTCCGGAGTGGAAATGA
- a CDS encoding TlpA family protein disulfide reductase, whose protein sequence is MKNFFLLAFAIIISGCINAQNKKYMTFQAEIADRFGDYISFTNDQNKLVKKIQVNKNGTFKDTLSVATGRYLFSDGNEYTIVYLKNGFDLKMKLDTKTFDESIVYSGKGAPENNFLAKNALFEAKSDIASLLTAPEADFFGGLDKKKADDLSRLEDKKLDPEFVSLQKKSIDDNYNAVVKYYKKNYEANLAKSKLNNTISAPFEYENHKGGKTKLEDLKGKYVYIDVWATWCGPCRAEIPSLKKVEEKYHGKNIEFVSISVDVDKDHEKWKTFVSEKQLGGIQLFADKNWNSDFMKSFGINSIPRFILIDPAGKVVKSDAPRPSSAELIKQLDSLLN, encoded by the coding sequence ATGAAAAATTTTTTCCTATTGGCATTTGCAATAATAATCAGTGGTTGTATCAATGCTCAAAATAAAAAATATATGACTTTTCAGGCAGAAATAGCCGATAGATTTGGGGATTATATTTCGTTTACCAACGATCAAAACAAATTGGTCAAAAAAATCCAAGTCAACAAAAATGGGACTTTCAAAGATACTTTGAGTGTTGCAACGGGTAGATACCTTTTTTCAGACGGAAATGAATATACCATAGTGTATCTCAAAAATGGTTTCGATTTAAAGATGAAGTTGGATACTAAAACTTTTGACGAATCGATTGTTTACTCTGGCAAAGGAGCTCCTGAAAACAACTTTTTGGCCAAGAATGCTTTATTTGAGGCAAAAAGCGATATTGCAAGCTTACTTACAGCTCCTGAAGCTGACTTTTTTGGAGGATTAGACAAGAAAAAAGCCGATGATTTGAGTCGTTTAGAAGACAAAAAATTGGATCCTGAATTTGTTAGCCTTCAAAAGAAAAGTATCGACGATAATTATAATGCAGTAGTCAAATATTACAAAAAAAATTACGAAGCTAATTTGGCCAAAAGCAAATTGAATAACACGATTTCGGCACCTTTTGAATATGAAAATCACAAGGGTGGAAAAACGAAATTAGAAGATTTGAAAGGGAAATATGTGTATATCGATGTATGGGCTACTTGGTGTGGTCCTTGTCGAGCCGAAATTCCTTCGTTGAAAAAGGTAGAAGAAAAATATCACGGTAAAAATATTGAATTTGTGAGTATTTCGGTCGATGTTGATAAAGACCACGAGAAATGGAAAACTTTTGTTAGCGAAAAACAATTAGGAGGGATACAACTTTTTGCCGACAAAAACTGGAATTCTGATTTTATGAAGAGTTTTGGAATTAATTCTATTCCAAGATTTATTTTGATTGATCCCGCCGGGAAAGTTGTAAAATCAGATGCGCCTAGACCTTCGTCAGCTGAATTGATAAAACAATTGGATTCGCTGTTGAACTAG
- the aspS gene encoding aspartate--tRNA ligase, whose amino-acid sequence MYRSHNCGELNASHINTEVTLAGWVQKTRDKGFMNWVDLRDRYGITQLIFDESRTDKTVFELAKTLGREFVIQAKGTVIEREAKNANMATGDIEILVTELNILNSSITPPFTIEDETDGGEDIRMKYRYLDIRRNPVKNNLLFRHKVAMEVRKYLSDLDFCEVETPYLIKSTPEGARDFVVPSRMNEGQFYALPQSPQTFKQLLMVGGMDKYFQIVKCFRDEDLRADRQPEFTQIDCEMAFVEQEDILNVFEGLTRHLLKEIKGIEVEKFPRITYDYAMKMYGNDKPDIRFGMEFCPLTPEGGPFEPKGFPVFDDSEIVLAINVENCAHYTRKQLDELTDWVKRPQIGAKGLIYVRYNEDGTLKSSVDKFFNEEVLKNWAEKCNSKPGDLLLILSGPTDKTRTQLSALRMELANRLGLRKPNEFAPLWVVDFPLLELDEESGRYHAMHHPFTSPKPEDMQLLETNPGKVRANAYDMVLNGNEIGGGSIRIHDKATQQLMFKYLGFTPKQAEDQFGFLMNAFQYGAPPHGGLAFGLDRLVSILGGQETIRDFIAFPKNNSGRDVMIDAPSVIDDLQLKELKIKLDN is encoded by the coding sequence ATGTATAGAAGTCACAATTGTGGTGAGTTGAATGCCTCACATATCAATACCGAAGTTACACTTGCCGGCTGGGTTCAAAAAACGCGCGATAAAGGATTTATGAATTGGGTCGATTTACGCGATCGTTACGGGATAACCCAATTGATTTTTGACGAAAGTCGTACCGACAAAACTGTTTTTGAATTGGCAAAGACCTTGGGTCGTGAATTCGTAATTCAAGCCAAAGGAACCGTAATCGAACGCGAAGCCAAAAACGCCAATATGGCAACCGGCGATATCGAAATTTTAGTAACTGAACTAAATATACTGAATTCATCGATCACTCCACCTTTTACCATTGAAGACGAAACCGATGGAGGTGAAGACATTCGAATGAAATACCGCTACCTCGATATTCGTCGTAATCCTGTAAAAAACAATTTGCTTTTCCGCCATAAAGTAGCGATGGAAGTGCGAAAATATTTATCTGATTTGGATTTTTGTGAAGTAGAAACTCCCTATTTAATCAAGTCGACTCCCGAAGGCGCCAGAGATTTTGTCGTTCCGTCTCGAATGAACGAAGGACAATTCTATGCTTTGCCTCAGTCGCCACAAACCTTCAAACAATTGTTGATGGTGGGCGGAATGGATAAATATTTCCAAATCGTGAAATGTTTCCGCGACGAAGATTTGCGTGCCGATCGTCAGCCGGAATTCACACAAATCGATTGCGAAATGGCATTTGTAGAACAAGAAGACATTTTGAATGTTTTCGAAGGATTGACTCGTCATTTATTGAAAGAAATCAAAGGAATCGAAGTAGAAAAATTCCCGAGAATTACCTATGATTACGCAATGAAAATGTATGGGAATGACAAACCGGACATTCGTTTCGGAATGGAATTTTGCCCTTTAACTCCCGAAGGGGGACCATTTGAACCGAAAGGTTTTCCTGTTTTTGACGATTCAGAAATAGTGTTGGCCATAAATGTTGAAAATTGCGCTCATTACACTCGTAAACAATTGGATGAGTTGACCGATTGGGTCAAACGCCCTCAAATTGGAGCAAAAGGTTTGATTTATGTTCGATACAATGAAGATGGAACTCTAAAATCGTCCGTTGATAAATTTTTTAACGAAGAAGTCTTGAAAAATTGGGCTGAAAAATGCAATTCAAAACCTGGCGATTTACTACTAATTCTTTCTGGTCCTACAGACAAAACCAGAACGCAACTTTCTGCCCTTAGAATGGAATTAGCCAATCGTTTAGGATTACGAAAACCGAATGAATTTGCCCCACTTTGGGTGGTTGATTTTCCGCTATTAGAATTAGACGAAGAAAGTGGTCGTTATCACGCGATGCATCACCCTTTTACATCGCCCAAACCTGAAGATATGCAATTATTAGAAACCAATCCTGGGAAAGTGCGTGCCAATGCTTATGATATGGTTTTGAACGGAAACGAAATTGGCGGCGGTTCGATTCGTATCCACGATAAAGCTACGCAACAATTGATGTTCAAATATCTAGGATTCACCCCCAAACAAGCTGAAGATCAATTTGGGTTCTTGATGAATGCTTTTCAATATGGAGCACCACCACACGGCGGATTGGCTTTCGGATTGGACCGATTGGTGTCAATTCTTGGCGGACAAGAAACCATCCGTGATTTTATTGCTTTTCCAAAAAATAATTCGGGACGAGATGTGATGATTGATGCTCCATCGGTGATTGATGACTTACAATTGAAAGAATTAAAGATTAAACTCGATAATTAA
- a CDS encoding cold-shock protein codes for MRTGTVKFFNESKGYGFITDEETGKDIFVHASGISAEELREGDRVSYEEEEGRKGKVAAKVAVI; via the coding sequence ATGCGTACAGGTACAGTTAAATTTTTCAATGAATCTAAAGGATACGGATTCATTACAGACGAAGAAACAGGAAAAGACATCTTCGTTCATGCTTCAGGAATCAGCGCGGAAGAACTTCGCGAAGGAGACAGAGTAAGTTATGAAGAAGAAGAAGGAAGAAAAGGAAAAGTTGCTGCGAAAGTAGCAGTTATCTAA
- a CDS encoding NADH-quinone oxidoreductase subunit A, protein MQTSQIDYLPILMQMLLAVGFVVGIIIISGKLGPRRTSEIKDENFECGIKSIGNARIPFSVKFFVVAILFVLFDIEVVFLYPWAVNFKDLGLDGMVKMVIFMTLLLIGFFYIIKKKALDWE, encoded by the coding sequence ATGCAAACAAGTCAAATCGATTATTTACCCATTCTCATGCAAATGCTTTTGGCAGTTGGATTTGTTGTGGGAATAATTATAATTTCTGGAAAATTAGGCCCTAGACGAACCTCTGAAATCAAAGATGAAAACTTTGAGTGCGGTATCAAATCTATAGGTAATGCCCGAATCCCTTTCTCTGTAAAATTTTTCGTGGTGGCCATTCTCTTTGTGCTTTTCGACATTGAAGTCGTTTTCCTTTATCCTTGGGCGGTAAATTTCAAGGACTTAGGACTAGACGGAATGGTAAAAATGGTCATCTTTATGACTTTGCTTTTGATAGGATTTTTCTATATCATCAAAAAGAAAGCGCTGGACTGGGAGTAA
- a CDS encoding NADH-quinone oxidoreductase subunit B, with amino-acid sequence MSDSNIKMVAPPEGVSGEGFFATTLNDVVGLARANSLWPLPFATSCCGIEFMATMASHYDLARFGSERVSFSPRQADMLLVMGTISKKMGPILRQVYEQMAEPRWVIAVGACASSGGVFDTYSVLQGIDKVIPVDVYVPGCPPRPEQIVDGVMRLQDLVKSESVRRRSSPEYQELLQSYNIK; translated from the coding sequence ATGAGCGATTCAAATATAAAAATGGTTGCCCCGCCTGAAGGAGTTTCAGGAGAAGGCTTTTTTGCAACAACTTTAAACGATGTTGTAGGATTAGCAAGAGCTAATTCGCTTTGGCCATTGCCTTTTGCTACATCTTGTTGCGGAATTGAATTTATGGCTACAATGGCCTCTCATTATGATTTGGCACGTTTTGGTTCCGAGCGCGTGAGTTTTTCACCTCGACAAGCCGATATGTTGCTGGTGATGGGAACTATTTCTAAAAAAATGGGACCTATTTTGCGTCAGGTTTACGAACAAATGGCTGAACCAAGATGGGTAATTGCTGTTGGCGCCTGCGCCTCTTCAGGAGGTGTTTTCGATACTTATTCTGTTTTACAAGGAATTGACAAAGTGATCCCTGTAGATGTATACGTACCGGGTTGTCCGCCAAGACCAGAACAAATAGTAGATGGTGTAATGCGATTACAAGATTTGGTAAAAAGCGAATCGGTTCGAAGAAGAAGTTCGCCTGAATATCAAGAATTATTGCAATCTTATAATATAAAATAA
- a CDS encoding NADH-quinone oxidoreductase subunit C — MSLETTAIQDKLVETFGENVFHFNQEKDVFSFEVTADKITAIVLFLKNDSELRFHFLTDICGVHYPDNPLDREFAVVYHMHNWYENKRIKIKAFINGSRPEIKTLTTIFPGANWMERETWDFYGINFIGHPNLKRILNMDEMVSHPMRKEFPMEDGGRTDKDDRFFGRTQSNR, encoded by the coding sequence ATGAGCCTAGAAACCACAGCAATTCAAGACAAATTAGTAGAAACATTTGGCGAAAATGTTTTTCATTTCAATCAAGAAAAAGATGTTTTCTCGTTTGAAGTTACCGCTGATAAAATCACAGCCATTGTACTTTTTTTGAAAAATGATTCAGAATTACGTTTTCATTTCCTGACCGATATCTGCGGAGTTCATTATCCAGATAACCCTTTAGACAGAGAGTTTGCCGTTGTTTATCATATGCACAATTGGTATGAAAACAAACGTATTAAAATCAAGGCTTTTATTAATGGTTCGAGGCCAGAAATAAAAACATTAACCACCATATTTCCGGGAGCCAATTGGATGGAAAGAGAAACTTGGGATTTTTATGGAATCAATTTCATAGGGCATCCTAATCTGAAACGTATTTTGAATATGGATGAAATGGTTTCTCACCCCATGCGCAAAGAATTCCCGATGGAAGATGGCGGTAGAACAGACAAAGACGATAGATTCTTTGGAAGAACACAATCAAATAGATAG